The genomic window TCGAGCGACGGGTTAGCCGATCTCGGCCTCGATTGCGTCGGCGACCAAGCGTCGCGTCTCGACGTCGTTGATCGCCCCGCCATGGGCCACCTGCTGGATGGCCAAGCCCTCGATAAGGCAGGCCAGCCGCCATGCCGAGTCCCTGGGGTTGACACAGGCGAAGTCCCCGGAGGCGACACCGTTGGTGAGGGTGTCAGCGAGAACCTCAACCCACGCCTCGTCCAACTCCATGACCGTCCGTCGAAAGGATTCGGACCGCAGCGCCACCGCCCAGCCCTCGATCCACAGTCGCCAACTAGAGAAGCCGCTGGCTGGGAAGAAATTGTCGACCACTATGTCGAGGAGTTCTCTCGGCGTTCCGTCGGTGTTCACCAGGAGCCGTAAAGCTTCTAGTTCCTTTTCGGCGGCGTGCCGGAACGCGGCGGCTAGGAGTTCATCCTTGGTGTCGAAGTGGTAGTGGACGAGACCGGTCGAGATCCCGAGGTACTTCGCCACGTCGCCCACCCGAGTGGAGGCGATTCCTTGCTTGCTCATCACCGTGCAGGTGGCCTCAAGGATCTGGATCCGGCGCTTCTCAACGGCCGGTCCGGGTCCTTGCGACTTTTCCACCGGCCGCATCCTATCGACTGACTGACTGACCCGTCAGTTCGTCACAGCCCGAGCCGATACGCTGCGACGATGGCGGTCGCCACGGGCCACGTGGTCCTCTCCGACCTCGAGAAGCGGTTCGACGACGTGGCCGTAGTCCGGGGCATCGACCTCGACATAGCGCCCGGCGAGTTCTTCTCCCTGCTCGGGCCGTCGGGATGTGGCAAGACCACAACGCTGCGCATAATCGGGGGCTTCGAACGGCCGGACCGGGGTTCGGTGTGGATCGACAGCGAGGAGGTCACTGACCTGGCGCCGGAACACCGGCCGGTCAACACCGTCTTCCAGAGTTACGCGCTTTTCCCCCACCTCACCGTGGAACGCAACGTGGCCTTCGGGCTGCGGTTCCAGAAGGTTCCGACCGATGAGGTGGCGACGCGGGTCGCACGGGCGCTGGCCCTGGTCGAGCTCAGTGGCTTGGAGGGTCGGCGTCCCCACCAGCTTTCCGGAGGGCAGCAGCAGCGCGTCGCTCTGGCCCGGGCCCTGATACTGGAGCCGCGGGTCCTGCTGCTCGACGAGCCGTTGGGGGCGTTGGACGCCCGTCTCCGCAAGGCCCTTCAAGTCGAGCTACGCAGCCTCCAGCAGGCGATCGGCATCACCTTTGTGTACGTCACCCACGACCAGGAGGAGGCGCTGACGATGAGCGACCGCTTGGCCGTGATGGACGAGGGCCGTCTGGTGCAGGTGGGGACCCCTCGGGAGGTCTATGAGGAGCCGATCGACGGCTCGGTGGCCGATTTCCTGGGCGTGGCCAACCTGCTCGACGTGGAACACCTGGGCGGAGGGAGGATCCAGGTTGGGGACCGAGTACTTCGGGCGACTGGTGACGGACCGGTCGGGCGCTGCCGGGTGGTCATTCGTCCCGAGAGGGTCCGGCTGGTCGAAGGAGAGCCAGACAATGGACTACCCGTTGTAGTGGAGCGGCGGGTTTTCACTGGCGCCACCACCCAGGTCCACCTCCGAAGCGGAGACCTGGCCTTTCATGCCTTGGTGGCCAATAGCGGCGGGGTGGCAGGCGACGGTGTTACCCACGCGGAGATGCCGGTCGACGCCCTCCGCTTGCTGGCCAGTTGACCGATTCCAGGTCCGTTGGGCTCAGATGCCGACTGAGGTGAGGTCGGCCAGCGCTGACTCCTTGGTGCCGCGACGACGCCGGAACCATGACATGACGGTGGCTCCGAGGGCGAGGGCGACCAGCGTGGAGGCGACGAGGAACGAGGCTAGGGCGTTTAGCGCCGGCGTAGAGCTGGTCCGCACGGCCGAGTAGATCCGGACAGGCACCGTCTCCGACCCGGCCCCCGAGGACAGGAAGGCGCTGATTACGAAGTCGTCGATCGACATGGCGAACACGATCACGAAACCGGCGAAGATGGCCGGGGCAAGCAGCGGGAGGAGAACCAGGCGGAGGGCCTGGAACTGGCTAGCGCCCAGGTCCCGAGCCGCCTCCTCGTAGTCCCGTCCTATCGACAGGAGCCGGCCGCGGGCCACCACAACCACGTACGAAATGGAGAAGGTCACGTGGCCTAGCAACTGGGCTGGCCGTCCCAGCGGGATTCCGGTGTACAGGCTCGTGAAGACCAACAGCAGCGAGGCACCCATCACGATCTCGGGGGTGACGAGCGGGACCAACATCAACCAGTTGGCGCCGCTGGCCGTCCGGGACCGCCATCGAGCTAGGCCGATAGCCAGAGTGATACCGATCGGGGTGGCCACCAGCATGGTGAGGAGAGCCAGAACCAACGAGTTGCGCAGGGCACTGTGCAGTGTCTCGTCGTGGAGAAGCGAGGCATTAGGTTCCCCGGTCCACCAGCGCAGCGAGAAGCCCTGCCAGACGGAGCGACTGCGCCCACCATTGAACGAGAACAAGACGGCGATGGCCACCGGCAGAAACATCCAAAGCACGTAGGCCCACGTCCAGGTGGCAAGGCCGATCGGCCGCCGCCACGGGTTCCGACTTCGTCGGCCGCTCACGCCCGGATCTCCCGCTGCATCCGCATGGTGCTGACTAGGTAGTAGGACATGAGGACGACCAGAAGGGCCGACAGCACCAAGACCAGGACAGCCCCCTTCTGGGGCTGGGTGGTGGCGTTCAGGTAGAAGTCGACCTGGTTCCCCACCATCTCAGTGGCCGGCGACCGCGACAGCATGTCGTTCGTGTAGTAGTCACCGAACATGGGCAGGGCGATGATCACACCGGCCCCGAGCATCCCGGGACGCGACAGTGGGATGGTCACGAGGTGGAACGTCCGGCCCGGTCCGGCCCCCAGGTCACGGGCTGCCTCAAGGAGCCGGCCGTCGAGTCGCTCGAGGGCGGCGTAAAGGGGGAGGACTAGGAATGGGACGTAGCCGTATACCAGACCCAGCACCACGGTGATCGGCTGGCCGTCCAACCAGTTCACCTGGACCCCGAACACCGAGAAGGCCCGGGTTACCCAGCCGTCAACCTGTAGCAGGTTGACCCAGGCCAGCATCCGCATCAGGTAGTTGACCCAGAACGGCAGGATCATTAGGGCTAGGAGTAGGCCGCGCCACCGTCCAGCGTGCCGAGCCAGGTAGTACGCCACCGGATAGCCGACGAGGAACGAAAGGACGACGGCACACACCACATAGGAAATGGTGCGTAGGAACACCTTCCGGAGGCTCCCCCCGAAAATTTCGCCGAGGACCTCGCCCGCATTGCCGAAGCTCCAGTTGAGAGGGTTCCAGGCCGGGACGGCGTTACGGAAGACGGGATCAATGTCTCCGAAGGCCACGCAGACCAGCGCGTAGAACGGCAGCACGAACAGCACCAGTAGCCAGACCGTCCCTGGGAGGGCGAACAGCCCCCACAGGGTGCCCCGGTCAGCGCGCCGTCGTGACCTGTCGGAGGTTGTTACGGAGGTTGGGGTGCCGGTCACCGTCGTCGCTCGGCGGGAAACCGGTCGCCCGACAGTGGGCCGAGGATCAGCCGGCGGTGAACTTGGCCCAGACGTCGGTCCAGCGGGCATCCACGTCCGGCTCTAGGGCCACGGCTCGGTTGCCCTTGGCGTACTGCGCCGGGGTTATCAGGGCGTTGGCCAGATTGGCCGGGACGTATTCCCAGTCAATCAGCGTCTGGGCGTCCAGGGCCTCAAGGGCCGGCTGGTAGCCCGTCCACCCGAAGTTTTCCAGGGCGTTGTCGACGTCGAGGAAGAAGTTGATGAACTCATGGGCCAGGACGGGACGTTGGGCGTTCCTGGCCACGCAGAAGACGTCGTTTCCGGTCACCATGTCGTCGGGCTGCCAATAGCCAAGTTCGGTCCATGAGGCATCCTCCGGGAGGTACCAGACACCGAGGAGCATGTCACCTGACCAGCACTGGTTGACTACGCGTGTTCCGGCGGGGACCTCGGTGTAGGCGAGGATGTCGATCTTTGGGTTTGTGGCAGCCGACATCTCCCGGAGGTCCTCCAGGGCGGCGTTCAGGACCTTCTGGTCGCCGGTGTTGATGTCCTCACCGTTGCGGTGCAGCACCGAGCCGATCACATCGCGGTAGGAGTCCAAGATACCGAGGCGACCGGAATAGGCGGAGTCCCACAGGATGTCCCACCCGTTGCCCGACTCGAAGTAGGACGTGTCGACGTCCATATCCGTCCGGTAGCCGATCCCCGTCGAATAAATGATGTACGGCGTCGTGTACTGGGCACCCACGTCGTAGTAGGGGTCGCGGAGGCCTTCAATGACGTTGCCGAAATTGGACAAGTAGGAGTGATTGAGGGGCTGGAGCAATTCAGCAGCCACCAGCCGGGACAGAACGGAGTCGGTCATCCCGATGATGAGGTCGGGCGTGAAGGCACCGGAGCGGAGCTTGTTGAGTGCCCCCTCCTCGGTGTCGTAGGTGGTGACGGCGGTCTTGACGCCGTAGGTCTCCTCAAACCGGGCGACCACGTCCGGGTTGAGGTAGTCCACGTAGTTGAGGATCTGCAGGGTTCCGCCCTCGTGAGCTTTCCCGGCGGCTACGGCGTCCCCGACCGTAGGGAGCGTGACCGGCTTGTCAGGCCGGGCCAGTTTCAGGGCTGTGCCCGAACCGCCGTCGCTTCCGCAGGCGGCGAGGATCGACGGGCCGAGTACCAGGCCCCCAGCGGCCACAGCCGAGCCACCGAGGAACTGGCGCCTACTGACCGGAGCGCGGCTGGCGGAGGTAGTCGGGTGTCGGTGTTCAGACCGGCGGTTCTTCATCGATGGGCCCCCTCGTGGTAGTTCTCGCGAAGGCGCGGCACTATAGTCAGCCACTGACTGACTCGCCAGTCAGTCACTTCGGTCAGAGGTCTGAGAAGTCCGAGGGAATTGGGACAAGGTGGGGCCAACTGGGGTTCCGGAGGAGGGATACGTGTCCACGGCGATGAAGCCCACATTGCGGGGGGAGGACTACCGGTCTCCCGCCATCTACGACGCCGACCTCGAGAGCGTCTTCCACCGGCGGTGGTGCTACGTCGGTCGCTCCGAGCGGCTCGCTCACGTGGGCGATCGCCTGGTGATCGACGTCGGCGCTGAGAGCGTCCTCGTACTCCGCAACCGGGATGGAGACCTACAGGCCTATTACAACGTGTGTCGGCACCGGGGTTCGCAGCTGTGCGACGCCAGCGGGAGTGGCTTCGGAGCGGCGATCACCTGCCCGTACCACGCTTGGAGCTATTCGCTGGACGGCGAGCTGGTGGCGACCCCGAACGTGGCGAAGGAAGAGCTCGACCGCATGGCGTTCCCACTCCATCGGGTCGCGGTGGAGAGTTGGCAGGGGATGCTCTTCGTCAGCCTGGCTACCGACCCTCCGCCATTGGTGGACTGGCTGGCCGAACACAGTGACGAGATTCTGTCGTTCGAGCGATTGCAGCTGGACCGCCTCCGGCTTGGGAGGCTGGAGACCAGCACGGTGGCCGCCAACTGGAAGATCCTGGTGGAGAACTACGCCGAGTGTCTCCACTGCCCGCAGATTCACCCCGAACTGGTGGAGATCATCCCCCTCCACCAACAGGGTGACGTGATCGACGAGGGCCGAAACGACGGTGGCGCCTGGTTGGCAGAGGGGGCCAACAGCTTTACTGCCGACGGCACGGCCCCACTCCCGGTGATCGCCACCATGACGCCAGACGACGCACGGTCCTACCTCTCGGCGTTCGTCTACCCGAACCTCTTCGTCGACATCACCGGTACCAGCGTGATCCTGACTCGGTTAATCCCCCGGGGTCCGGCGCGGACCGACTACGAGATCGAGTACCTGTTCGAGCCCTCCGCAGTTGAGTCTGACGACTTCGACCCCAGCGCGGTCTGTGACTTCAGCAACCTGGTCCTGGCCCAGGACAACGCGGTCTGCGAACGCACCCAACGGGGGGTGAGCTCGCGCTCGTTCGACCGGGGGATGTTCGCTGCCCGGGACTCACTCTGCTGGGACTTCACCCAGCAATACCTCGCCGATCTAGCCGCAGAGTCGTGACCGTAGACGGGCACGGGGAGTGGCAGGGGCCGCACATGGACCCCATCGGTTCCGCCGAACGGCGGGTGGCCAACCGGTTCGAAGCCGAGTTCGTCCCGTTCATCGTCGACGGGGAACCGTCGCCCGGCGAGTGGATCCTGCAGCTCGACGGGTCGTATCCGCTGGGGGGCGGCTTTCACGTCTACCGCATGGACCCGGGCACGAGGACCACACCCCACGAGCACACCTGCGACGAGCAATTCCTGATGCTGGAGGGCGAGCTGATTGACCACGACGGCCACGCATACCGGCCGGGGGATCTGGTGCTGCTGGCCGCAGGGACCCGGCACGACTCGAGAACCGAGACCGGATGCACCCTCGCCGTCTTCATTGCTACGACAGAGGAGAACCTGGTCGACTGACCGGTTCCGCCGTTGGTTCTTCTTCAGTTGTTTTCTGTGCTGGCGGTCCTCACGGCGTGCGGCCGTCGGTGAGGGTCCAGGCGGGATGACCGTCGACCCAGGTCTCTAAGACGGTTACGTCCGGGAGACGGTCAACGGCGACAGTGAACGGGTCGTCGGCCAGGAGCACGAGGTCGGCGGGGTTCCCGACGGCCAGTGACCCGACGTCGTCTCGCCGCAGAGCGTGGGCTCCGCCCACCGTGTAGCCGGTGAGGGATTGTGCCCGGGTGATCCGGTTTTCGTCGCCGAGGATCCGTCCCGCGGAGGTCAGACGCGTCTCAGCTGCCCAGCAGGACAGCATCACGCATGGCCTAGTCACCGGGGCGTCCGAGGACAGCACGACGGGGAGGCCGGCCGCGGCGATCCGTCCTGAGGGGTACATGCCATCGGCCACCTCGGGGTGGTCGCGGCGCACACCCTCTCCGTAAAGGTGGACCTGGGTTGGCTGTGGGACCGGGACTACTCCGAGCCGACACATCTCGGTTAGCTGGTCGGCAGACGGAAAGCCACAGTGCTCTATGCGGTGCCGGAGGTCGGGGCGCAGTGGGGCCCGGCCTAGAGCGTCCAGCACCAGTTGGATGGCCTCAGGTCCTTGCGCGTGGGTGGCGGTCTGACGACCGGCAGTGGCCGAGGCGACCAGCAGGTCTTCCAGTTCGCCCGGACCGTGGTACAGGTGCCCGTGGGTGGCTCCGCAGCCGCACGGTAGGTAGGCGGTGCCCCCAGTCAGGGCACCGTCGGCATAGTGCTTGACTCCGCCGACCGATAGGTGGTCATTCCCTAGCCACGACTCGATCCCCAGGCGGTCCAGGCTGTCGACGTGACTGGACAGGACGTACATCACCACGCGCAACGCGAGGCGCCCGGCGTCCCGAGCGACGAGGAATGCCCGCATTTCCCGTTCGGTGACCTGGCAGTCGCCCACGGTGGTGATTCCGGTAGCCAGGAACGCCTCCTGAGCGTCGTCCAGCATGCTGGCCAGATCGTCCGGGTCGTCCGGCAGATGGAGGTTGGGGCCGTGGTTTCCAAGTTTCACCCCGTCGGGTCCGGTGAGCAGGTCGCAGGCGGCGTCGAATACTCGACCGGTGGGCCGTCCGTCCTCGTCACGGTCGATGACGCCACCGGGCGGGGTGGGCACCGCCGCGGTTATACCGGCCTCGGCCAGCCCATGGCTGTTTACCGAGAATCCGTGGCCGCTGACGTGCATCACGGTGACCGTCCGGTCGTCAGCTACCCGGTCCAGCTCCAGGGCCGTGGGGTGCCGACCCTCGGTTAGGCGGTGGTGGTCGTAGCCAAAGCCGCGAATCGGAGCTACGGAGCGGGCCTCGTTTCGGGCGTGTTCGCCGAGAAGTTTGATCACCTCGTCGACGCTGGATGCCGAGGTCAGGTCGGCCCACGAGGCGCACTGGCCGTACATGAGAGGGTGGGTATGGGCGTCGACGAAGCCCGGGAGAATGGTACGGCCGTCTAGGTCGACCTCCTGAGCGTCGCCGAGGGCTCGTGCGCTGGCCAGCGATCCGATGTGGGTGAGCCGGCGACCGTCGATTCGGACCGCCTCGACGGTGCCGACATGGCCTTTCACTAGCGGATAGGTCGGTCCACCGGTGATGATCGTGCCCCGTTTGGGATCGTGGTTGACCACCGTTCAGTTTCTCCCGACGTCGAGGGCCGGAAGGGCGGCCAGCGCTGTAGCGATTTCGGCCGCCACCGCGGCGTTGTGCTTCACCAGGGCCACGTTGGCCTCGAGGCTGGCGCCGTGGGTGGTCTCGCCGATGTGTGCCAGCAGGAATGGTGTTACGTCGCGGCCGCGCACTCCGGCACCGTCGGCTGCGGCCAGGCCGCCCACTATGGCCTCGGCGATGGCCTGTGGGTCGGCCTCGTCGGCTACAGGGATGGGGTTGGCCACCACCACTCCGCTGAGCAGGCCGCACCCCCAGTGGGCGTGAAGAATTCCGGCCGTGGTGTCTGGATGGTCAGATCGGACCGACACCGGCAGGTCGCCGCCCCGGGTCCAGAACTCGGGCATTACGTCGGTGCCCTGCCCGACGACCGGGACGCCGAGCGTCTCCAAGGCCTCAATGGTTCGGGGCAAGTCGAGGACCGCTTTGGCTCCGGCACAAACCACGGCTACCGGCAGTGTGGCCAGCGCGGTGAGGTCGGCCGAAATATCGCGATCCTCGCCCCTGTGCACACCGCCGATCCCGCCTGTGGCGAATAGTCGGATCCCAGCCCGGTGGGCAGCGAACAGGGTGGCGGCCACCGTGGTGGAACCTGTCCGACCTTCGGCCAGCAGGTACCCCAGGTCGCGAAGGCTGGCCTTCTCAGCTTCCCCACTACCTAGGCGCTCAATCTCGTCGACCGAGAGAC from Acidimicrobiales bacterium includes these protein-coding regions:
- a CDS encoding ABC transporter ATP-binding protein — encoded protein: MAVATGHVVLSDLEKRFDDVAVVRGIDLDIAPGEFFSLLGPSGCGKTTTLRIIGGFERPDRGSVWIDSEEVTDLAPEHRPVNTVFQSYALFPHLTVERNVAFGLRFQKVPTDEVATRVARALALVELSGLEGRRPHQLSGGQQQRVALARALILEPRVLLLDEPLGALDARLRKALQVELRSLQQAIGITFVYVTHDQEEALTMSDRLAVMDEGRLVQVGTPREVYEEPIDGSVADFLGVANLLDVEHLGGGRIQVGDRVLRATGDGPVGRCRVVIRPERVRLVEGEPDNGLPVVVERRVFTGATTQVHLRSGDLAFHALVANSGGVAGDGVTHAEMPVDALRLLAS
- a CDS encoding ABC transporter permease; this encodes MSGRRSRNPWRRPIGLATWTWAYVLWMFLPVAIAVLFSFNGGRSRSVWQGFSLRWWTGEPNASLLHDETLHSALRNSLVLALLTMLVATPIGITLAIGLARWRSRTASGANWLMLVPLVTPEIVMGASLLLVFTSLYTGIPLGRPAQLLGHVTFSISYVVVVARGRLLSIGRDYEEAARDLGASQFQALRLVLLPLLAPAIFAGFVIVFAMSIDDFVISAFLSSGAGSETVPVRIYSAVRTSSTPALNALASFLVASTLVALALGATVMSWFRRRRGTKESALADLTSVGI
- a CDS encoding pseudouridine-5'-phosphate glycosidase — its product is MGKKSTERLRVSDEVSAALADGRAVVALESTIVSHGLPSPQNVETALACAAEVRAAGAVPATVAVIDGSLRVGLSVDEIERLGSGEAEKASLRDLGYLLAEGRTGSTTVAATLFAAHRAGIRLFATGGIGGVHRGEDRDISADLTALATLPVAVVCAGAKAVLDLPRTIEALETLGVPVVGQGTDVMPEFWTRGGDLPVSVRSDHPDTTAGILHAHWGCGLLSGVVVANPIPVADEADPQAIAEAIVGGLAAADGAGVRGRDVTPFLLAHIGETTHGASLEANVALVKHNAAVAAEIATALAALPALDVGRN
- a CDS encoding aromatic ring-hydroxylating dioxygenase subunit alpha; translated protein: MSTAMKPTLRGEDYRSPAIYDADLESVFHRRWCYVGRSERLAHVGDRLVIDVGAESVLVLRNRDGDLQAYYNVCRHRGSQLCDASGSGFGAAITCPYHAWSYSLDGELVATPNVAKEELDRMAFPLHRVAVESWQGMLFVSLATDPPPLVDWLAEHSDEILSFERLQLDRLRLGRLETSTVAANWKILVENYAECLHCPQIHPELVEIIPLHQQGDVIDEGRNDGGAWLAEGANSFTADGTAPLPVIATMTPDDARSYLSAFVYPNLFVDITGTSVILTRLIPRGPARTDYEIEYLFEPSAVESDDFDPSAVCDFSNLVLAQDNAVCERTQRGVSSRSFDRGMFAARDSLCWDFTQQYLADLAAES
- a CDS encoding cupin domain-containing protein, with amino-acid sequence MTVDGHGEWQGPHMDPIGSAERRVANRFEAEFVPFIVDGEPSPGEWILQLDGSYPLGGGFHVYRMDPGTRTTPHEHTCDEQFLMLEGELIDHDGHAYRPGDLVLLAAGTRHDSRTETGCTLAVFIATTEENLVD
- a CDS encoding ABC transporter permease, with amino-acid sequence MTGTPTSVTTSDRSRRRADRGTLWGLFALPGTVWLLVLFVLPFYALVCVAFGDIDPVFRNAVPAWNPLNWSFGNAGEVLGEIFGGSLRKVFLRTISYVVCAVVLSFLVGYPVAYYLARHAGRWRGLLLALMILPFWVNYLMRMLAWVNLLQVDGWVTRAFSVFGVQVNWLDGQPITVVLGLVYGYVPFLVLPLYAALERLDGRLLEAARDLGAGPGRTFHLVTIPLSRPGMLGAGVIIALPMFGDYYTNDMLSRSPATEMVGNQVDFYLNATTQPQKGAVLVLVLSALLVVLMSYYLVSTMRMQREIRA
- a CDS encoding TetR family transcriptional regulator; its protein translation is MEKSQGPGPAVEKRRIQILEATCTVMSKQGIASTRVGDVAKYLGISTGLVHYHFDTKDELLAAAFRHAAEKELEALRLLVNTDGTPRELLDIVVDNFFPASGFSSWRLWIEGWAVALRSESFRRTVMELDEAWVEVLADTLTNGVASGDFACVNPRDSAWRLACLIEGLAIQQVAHGGAINDVETRRLVADAIEAEIG
- a CDS encoding amidohydrolase, which codes for MVNHDPKRGTIITGGPTYPLVKGHVGTVEAVRIDGRRLTHIGSLASARALGDAQEVDLDGRTILPGFVDAHTHPLMYGQCASWADLTSASSVDEVIKLLGEHARNEARSVAPIRGFGYDHHRLTEGRHPTALELDRVADDRTVTVMHVSGHGFSVNSHGLAEAGITAAVPTPPGGVIDRDEDGRPTGRVFDAACDLLTGPDGVKLGNHGPNLHLPDDPDDLASMLDDAQEAFLATGITTVGDCQVTEREMRAFLVARDAGRLALRVVMYVLSSHVDSLDRLGIESWLGNDHLSVGGVKHYADGALTGGTAYLPCGCGATHGHLYHGPGELEDLLVASATAGRQTATHAQGPEAIQLVLDALGRAPLRPDLRHRIEHCGFPSADQLTEMCRLGVVPVPQPTQVHLYGEGVRRDHPEVADGMYPSGRIAAAGLPVVLSSDAPVTRPCVMLSCWAAETRLTSAGRILGDENRITRAQSLTGYTVGGAHALRRDDVGSLAVGNPADLVLLADDPFTVAVDRLPDVTVLETWVDGHPAWTLTDGRTP
- a CDS encoding extracellular solute-binding protein, yielding MKNRRSEHRHPTTSASRAPVSRRQFLGGSAVAAGGLVLGPSILAACGSDGGSGTALKLARPDKPVTLPTVGDAVAAGKAHEGGTLQILNYVDYLNPDVVARFEETYGVKTAVTTYDTEEGALNKLRSGAFTPDLIIGMTDSVLSRLVAAELLQPLNHSYLSNFGNVIEGLRDPYYDVGAQYTTPYIIYSTGIGYRTDMDVDTSYFESGNGWDILWDSAYSGRLGILDSYRDVIGSVLHRNGEDINTGDQKVLNAALEDLREMSAATNPKIDILAYTEVPAGTRVVNQCWSGDMLLGVWYLPEDASWTELGYWQPDDMVTGNDVFCVARNAQRPVLAHEFINFFLDVDNALENFGWTGYQPALEALDAQTLIDWEYVPANLANALITPAQYAKGNRAVALEPDVDARWTDVWAKFTAG